In one Gopherus evgoodei ecotype Sinaloan lineage chromosome 1, rGopEvg1_v1.p, whole genome shotgun sequence genomic region, the following are encoded:
- the LOC115634975 gene encoding interferon-induced protein with tetratricopeptide repeats 5-like: MSALPLKEKLQALQCHFTWNFEIRDKVDAAHILQTLALRVAHTHYQNQPTLLAMQAYLCHLRGQYEDALQSLREAEEILQRDQPDNFPRQVLVIYGNYAWIYYHLAHYDLVELYLDKVRKICSSLKSRSPYAAQIPEIHAQKGWSLLAAGFRNGGEATQCFQMALREDEANGEFLAGLAIAVFGSWTHSHKSVFWNAARKKLGAIIHEQQQNYEAKVYLAKILKRTDRQQAEALLEDVVQNSLDPEVLRHAATFFLPEFLEKAISILQRAISLNSNYHLLHYDLGLCYKMQLRGDNSSRREEILAAAIEAFKKAVQKDPVSVFSKLALAEMYGENTPRYQEEIYLNLTSEMPSLSKKCQQAVSLHWGDFLFYKQKSLWEAAQIYKAGFAIPDNYPERQQLKKRLEEVAGEFQQSSQTMEAEDIHDFIQQNETPRYIGRSTGGSNRAGDWRRGENV; this comes from the exons ATGAG TGCCCTTCCCCTGAAGGAGAAACTGCAGGCCCTCCAGTGCCACTTCACCTGGAACTTTGAAATCAGAGACAAGGTAGATGCAGCTCACATCCTCCAAACTCTGGCTCTCAGGGTTGCCCACACTCACTACCAGAACCAGCCTACGCTCCTTGCCATGCAGGCTTATCTCTGCCACCTGCGAGGGCAATATGAAGACGCTCTGCAAAGCCTTAGAGAAGCCGAGGAGATTCTGCAAAGAGATCAGCCAGATAACTTCCCCCGGCAGGTCCTGGTCATTTACGGAAACTACGCCTGGATCTATTATCACTTGGCCCACTATGATTTGGTTGAGCTTTATCTGGACAAGGTTAGAAAGATCTGCAGCTCCCTGAAGAGCCGCTCTCCATATGCAGCTCAGATCCCTGAGATACATGCACAGAAAGGCTGGTCTCTCCTGGCAGCAGGCTTCCGCAATGGCGGAGAAGCCACACAGTGTTTCCAAATGGCATTAAGAGAAGATGAAGCAAATGGGGAATTTCTTGCTGGGTTGGCAATCGCGGTCTTTGGATCATGGACTCATTCACACAAGTCTGTATTTTGGAATGCTGCCAGAAAGAAGTTGGGCGCCATTATCCATGAACAGCAGCAAAACTATGAAGCTAAGGTGTATTTAGCCAAGATCCTTAAGAGGACAGATAGGCAGCAAGCTGAAGCCCTCCTAGAAGATGTTGTTCAGAATAGCCTGGACCCTGAGGTCCTGAGACATGCAGCCACGTTCTTTCTACCAGAATTCCTAGAAAAAGCAATTTCTATCCTACAGCGAGCAATATCTCTGAACTCCAATTATCATCTCCTTCACTATGACCTTGGCCTCTGCTACAAGATGCAGTTGAGGGGGGACAATtccagcagaagagaagaaatattGGCAGCAGCTATTGAGGCCTTCAAAAAGGCTGTGCAGAAAGATCCAGTGTCTGTATTTTCAAAGCTGGCTTTAGCTGAAATGTATGGAGAAAATACACCTCGCTACCAGGAAGAGATTTATCTCAATCTCACAAGTGAAATGCCCAGCCTCAGCAAGAAGTGCCAGCAGGCAGTCTCCCTTCACTGGGGGGATTTCCTTTTCTACAAGCAGAAGTCACTGTGGGAGGCAGCTCAGATATACAAAGCAGGTTTCGCCATTCCAGACAACTACCCGGAGAGGCAACAACTGAAAAAAAGGTTGGAAGAGGTGGCAGGAGAATTCCAGCAGAGCTCCCAGACCATGGAGGCTGAGGACATACATGACTTCATTCAACAGAATGAAACTCCACGGTACATAGGGAGATCCACTGGTGGCAGcaacagagcaggggactggagacGTGGAGAAAATGTGTga